The Candidatus Saccharibacteria bacterium oral taxon 488 genome has a segment encoding these proteins:
- a CDS encoding DUF11 domain-containing protein, with protein MKLSTKLKIVALSLVAAFGAGLVYYANAETIDNTRDCDKYAVVYCGTMSVQEMRERYFNKGVSTIYGAFGISYEMLSGNYVNGAVYRNGEVRLDNGTVVATNARTAIRNISGGTPISGTNAKVVPASRMSSAQQAFIRLDEQGRFKFAIMTPCGNPVVATNVVVPPKPKPQPVATCKALDQPVINRQTNTVALKAHATVENGATVKSYTFSITDASGKEVFSRNNTTSALTSETSATIKEAGTYTARVTVTTSLGDRTSNDCVKQFTIQPETPKANPGIKIEKKVDGVKHKTVQVGNEFPYQVTVTNTGNVDLKNAVVTDDAPQGVTFLRASEGTLQNNTWKTTIAELKQGASKTFTITATIKEQVTGKVVNTACVDTPEIPGDKDGCDNATVDVPEKVEACNVQTGVIEKVEKGKENTPPYTTDLSKCEKIKVCDVTTKTIREVTKKEAEDTKRFVGIDSEECNPKPTTPTPPTPTALPRTGMTDMVLGGLGLGALVTSALAYVASRRQL; from the coding sequence ATGAAATTAAGTACAAAGCTTAAGATCGTGGCGCTGTCGCTGGTCGCTGCTTTCGGAGCAGGACTGGTCTACTACGCCAACGCAGAAACAATTGACAATACCCGCGACTGTGACAAGTACGCCGTGGTGTATTGTGGTACCATGTCGGTACAAGAGATGCGCGAACGATATTTCAACAAAGGCGTATCAACAATTTACGGTGCGTTCGGTATTTCCTACGAGATGCTGAGCGGCAACTACGTTAATGGTGCAGTCTACCGTAACGGCGAGGTTCGCCTCGATAACGGCACCGTTGTCGCCACCAACGCACGGACAGCCATCCGTAATATTAGCGGTGGTACACCGATCTCAGGCACCAATGCTAAGGTCGTTCCAGCCAGCCGCATGAGCAGTGCACAGCAAGCTTTCATTCGGCTTGATGAACAGGGTCGCTTTAAGTTCGCCATCATGACGCCATGTGGTAACCCAGTTGTCGCCACCAACGTTGTTGTACCACCAAAACCGAAACCACAGCCAGTGGCTACTTGTAAAGCACTTGACCAGCCAGTCATTAATCGCCAGACTAACACGGTCGCCCTGAAGGCTCACGCAACAGTCGAGAACGGCGCAACTGTCAAGTCATACACCTTTAGCATCACCGATGCTTCAGGCAAGGAAGTCTTCTCACGCAACAACACTACTTCAGCGCTGACCAGCGAGACCAGCGCCACCATCAAGGAAGCGGGCACTTACACCGCTCGCGTCACAGTCACGACCAGCCTTGGTGATCGCACCAGCAACGACTGTGTCAAGCAGTTCACCATCCAGCCAGAGACGCCAAAGGCTAACCCTGGCATTAAAATCGAGAAAAAGGTTGATGGCGTCAAGCACAAGACTGTCCAAGTTGGCAACGAATTCCCATACCAGGTAACCGTCACCAACACCGGCAACGTTGATCTAAAGAACGCTGTTGTCACCGACGATGCTCCACAGGGCGTTACCTTCCTAAGGGCATCTGAGGGCACACTCCAGAATAACACCTGGAAGACAACGATTGCTGAACTCAAGCAGGGTGCATCAAAGACCTTTACTATCACGGCAACCATCAAAGAACAAGTTACCGGTAAAGTCGTCAACACCGCCTGCGTTGATACTCCAGAGATCCCTGGCGACAAAGACGGCTGCGACAACGCAACGGTCGATGTACCAGAAAAAGTCGAGGCCTGCAACGTCCAAACTGGCGTCATCGAGAAAGTCGAAAAGGGCAAAGAGAACACGCCACCATACACCACTGATCTGAGTAAGTGTGAAAAGATCAAGGTCTGTGACGTCACTACCAAGACAATCCGCGAAGTTACCAAGAAAGAAGCTGAAGATACTAAGCGGTTCGTCGGTATTGACAGCGAAGAGTGTAATCCAAAGCCAACCACACCGACCCCACCAACACCAACCGCACTACCACGAACTGGTATGACCGACATGGTACTCGGTGGTCTGGGCCTCGGCGCACTGGTTACCTCAGCCCTAGCATACGTCGCCAGCCGACGCCAACTGTAA
- the rpmG gene encoding 50S ribosomal protein L33, with product MAKKNTKRKLIGLVSNLSGHRTYYTTVNTQNRTTKGQGKLTLRKYDPVARQHATYTETKKNLGRNEVKPRKG from the coding sequence ATGGCAAAGAAGAACACGAAGCGGAAGTTGATTGGTTTGGTCAGTAATTTGAGCGGCCACCGCACGTACTACACCACGGTCAACACCCAAAACCGTACCACAAAAGGGCAGGGCAAGCTGACGCTCCGAAAGTACGATCCAGTAGCCCGCCAGCACGCAACCTACACCGAGACCAAGAAAAACCTCGGCCGCAACGAAGTCAAGCCGCGTAAGGGCTAA
- a CDS encoding alpha-amylase, whose translation MGMSRGITLYLHVHQPWRVRRYSIFDVAARHDYFETNDPAQNNELIFHKVAEKSYLRMNALLEELLRRHHDFKLSLGISGVFLEQAERFNPAVIESFKRLVATGKVELLSSPYYHSLAFFYSRPEFEEQIRRHQQKLRQLFGVETTVLANTELAYNDDLAKWAETAGFSGVLAEGWDDVLEWRSPNYVYRPVGTDRIGLLLKNYRLSDDIAFRFSNRSWAGWPLTAEKYRTWLMEATAEAPLVNLFMDYETFGEHQWSDSGIFSFFDQFVASWLEVSDNTFYMVSEALAAHRPVGDISMPETVTWADSERDLTAWNGNDLQKEALRYLYELEADVLRSSDEQLIADWRRLQSSDHFYYMCTKWFTDGDVHAYFSPYDSPYEAFLYYVNAIRDVRWRLSAHRYERF comes from the coding sequence GTGGGCATGAGCCGAGGCATCACCCTCTATCTCCACGTACATCAGCCGTGGCGGGTGCGACGATACAGTATTTTTGACGTGGCGGCGCGGCATGATTATTTCGAGACGAATGATCCAGCGCAAAACAACGAGCTGATTTTTCACAAAGTCGCCGAGAAGTCGTATCTACGGATGAATGCCCTGTTGGAGGAGCTGCTCAGGCGGCATCATGATTTCAAGTTGTCGCTAGGCATCAGCGGTGTGTTCCTCGAGCAAGCAGAGCGCTTTAACCCAGCGGTGATCGAGAGCTTTAAGCGGCTGGTTGCCACTGGCAAGGTCGAGTTGTTATCAAGCCCGTATTATCACAGCCTAGCGTTCTTTTATTCACGACCCGAGTTTGAGGAGCAAATTCGCCGTCACCAGCAGAAACTGCGCCAGCTGTTTGGCGTCGAGACCACGGTGCTCGCAAATACCGAGCTAGCGTACAATGACGACCTCGCCAAGTGGGCGGAGACGGCTGGTTTTAGCGGTGTGCTGGCCGAGGGCTGGGATGACGTGCTGGAGTGGCGCAGTCCGAATTATGTGTATCGGCCGGTCGGTACGGACAGGATTGGACTGCTGCTCAAGAATTATCGACTGAGTGACGATATCGCCTTTCGGTTCAGTAATCGATCATGGGCGGGTTGGCCGCTGACGGCAGAAAAATATCGGACGTGGCTGATGGAGGCGACGGCCGAGGCGCCGCTGGTTAATTTGTTCATGGATTATGAAACCTTTGGTGAGCACCAGTGGTCGGATAGCGGTATTTTTAGCTTTTTTGATCAGTTTGTTGCCTCGTGGCTCGAGGTTAGTGATAATACGTTTTATATGGTGTCTGAAGCGTTGGCGGCGCATCGGCCGGTCGGTGATATCAGTATGCCAGAGACGGTGACTTGGGCAGATAGCGAGCGCGATTTGACAGCGTGGAATGGCAATGATTTACAGAAAGAGGCGCTGCGGTATCTGTACGAGCTGGAGGCCGATGTACTGAGGAGTAGTGACGAGCAGCTGATCGCCGATTGGCGGCGATTGCAGTCGTCTGATCATTTCTATTATATGTGTACCAAGTGGTTTACTGACGGCGATGTCCACGCCTATTTCAGTCCGTATGATTCGCCGTACGAGGCCTTCCTCTATTATGTTAACGCAATTCGCGATGTGCGCTGGCGGCTGAGCGCGCATCGGTACGAGAGGTTTTGA
- the rplK gene encoding 50S ribosomal protein L11, protein MAKKVIGNLKLRIPAGRATAGPPVGSTLGQWGLNMMDFINPFNDATKDMMGKDVIVHIQVFEDRTFTWKSLGQPVDDMIREKAGIQKGSGKPHAEKVGTITRAQLQEIAEAKMDQLNAIDIEGAMKVVAGSARSMGVEVAA, encoded by the coding sequence ATGGCAAAGAAAGTTATCGGTAATCTAAAATTACGCATCCCTGCCGGACGAGCAACCGCCGGACCACCAGTCGGTTCAACCCTCGGTCAGTGGGGGCTGAACATGATGGATTTCATCAATCCATTCAACGACGCTACCAAAGATATGATGGGCAAGGACGTTATCGTCCACATTCAGGTGTTTGAAGATCGCACCTTTACGTGGAAGTCGCTTGGTCAGCCAGTCGATGACATGATCCGCGAAAAAGCCGGCATTCAAAAGGGTTCAGGCAAGCCGCACGCCGAGAAGGTCGGCACAATCACTCGCGCTCAGCTTCAGGAAATTGCTGAAGCAAAAATGGATCAGCTAAACGCCATCGACATCGAAGGCGCGATGAAAGTCGTTGCTGGTTCCGCTCGCTCGATGGGCGTAGAGGTCGCAGCCTAA
- a CDS encoding AAA family ATPase, translating to MKPLQLSSPHIIAMVGVPGAGKSQFAAEFSEMFHAPHLDSGILAALSDDEAAVNYASGTLLKELMKTHQTIVFEGATEKRAWRVELAKAARAAGYKILFVWVQTDLATAKMRWLKANDNDEATFDAKIKQFSSPHPSEPCVVISGRHTYNTQARTLLKRLADVRPNTTAAPTQPQAAQADTPKRRPQRPVLSRVRIS from the coding sequence ATGAAACCTTTGCAACTTTCTTCTCCTCACATCATTGCCATGGTGGGCGTGCCGGGGGCGGGCAAGTCGCAATTCGCGGCTGAGTTTTCTGAGATGTTTCATGCGCCGCATTTGGACTCTGGTATCTTAGCGGCATTATCCGATGATGAGGCGGCCGTTAATTATGCGAGCGGCACTCTGCTCAAGGAATTGATGAAGACCCATCAAACCATCGTATTTGAAGGAGCAACGGAGAAGCGAGCCTGGCGGGTTGAGCTTGCCAAGGCAGCCCGCGCGGCTGGCTATAAGATTCTCTTTGTCTGGGTACAGACTGACCTGGCGACTGCCAAGATGCGCTGGCTCAAGGCCAACGACAATGACGAAGCAACATTTGATGCCAAGATCAAACAATTCTCATCGCCGCACCCCAGCGAGCCATGCGTCGTCATCAGTGGTCGTCACACCTATAACACCCAAGCGCGCACCTTGCTCAAGCGGCTAGCCGACGTGCGCCCGAATACTACAGCCGCTCCGACCCAACCGCAAGCTGCCCAGGCTGATACTCCCAAACGCCGTCCGCAACGTCCAGTACTCAGCCGTGTTCGCATCAGCTAG
- a CDS encoding phosphopyruvate hydratase: MNNITITDIHARQILDSRGNPTVEADVRLSDGSFGRAAVPSGASTGSHEAVELRDGDLAYGGKGVLKAVEHVNTEIARALRGMDPFAQHRVDERMRQLDGTLNKGRLGANAILAVSLAVAKAAAESKGIELFVYVNQLANAGTMSLPMPMINVMNGGQHALGATDIQEYMIIPVGASTFEDAMRMSAEVFHALAKVLKAEGYPTTVGDEGGYAPHVRGGNMEPVKLLARAIQQAGYKLEQDFAFALDVASSEFHEGSGQYRLETEHRTLDVNGMIKMYKQLRAEYPVVSIEDGLDEEAWHDWQTLTTELGSTTQLVGDDLLVTNVMRLDRAIAEKAGNAILIKPNQIGTLSETIQAVMMAKKAGWNTVMSHRSGETEDVTIAHLAVGLGTGQIKTGSMSRSERIAKYNELMRIAEMRPELELVRPFKQS, from the coding sequence ATGAACAATATCACAATCACAGACATTCACGCACGACAAATTTTAGATTCTCGGGGCAATCCGACGGTGGAGGCCGATGTTCGGCTGAGCGATGGCTCGTTCGGGCGGGCGGCGGTGCCGTCGGGCGCCAGCACTGGTTCGCACGAGGCGGTCGAGCTGCGTGACGGCGACTTGGCGTATGGTGGCAAGGGCGTGCTCAAGGCGGTCGAGCATGTCAACACCGAGATCGCACGGGCGCTGCGCGGTATGGATCCATTTGCGCAACATCGGGTTGATGAGCGGATGCGGCAGCTGGACGGTACGCTGAATAAAGGGCGGCTTGGAGCGAACGCGATCCTAGCGGTCAGCCTAGCAGTTGCCAAAGCGGCGGCTGAGTCTAAGGGTATTGAGCTTTTCGTCTATGTCAATCAGCTGGCCAATGCCGGCACGATGAGCCTGCCGATGCCGATGATCAATGTGATGAACGGCGGGCAGCACGCGCTTGGCGCGACTGATATTCAGGAATACATGATCATCCCAGTTGGTGCGTCGACGTTCGAGGACGCGATGCGGATGAGCGCCGAGGTGTTTCATGCGCTGGCGAAGGTGCTCAAGGCCGAGGGCTACCCGACGACTGTTGGTGACGAAGGCGGCTACGCGCCACATGTGCGCGGCGGCAATATGGAGCCGGTCAAGCTGCTAGCACGGGCGATTCAGCAAGCCGGCTATAAGTTGGAGCAGGACTTTGCCTTTGCTCTTGACGTGGCCTCGAGCGAATTCCATGAGGGCAGTGGCCAGTATCGGCTGGAGACGGAGCATCGCACGCTGGATGTGAATGGCATGATCAAGATGTACAAACAGCTGCGGGCTGAGTATCCGGTGGTGTCAATCGAGGATGGGCTGGATGAGGAAGCCTGGCACGACTGGCAGACGCTGACGACGGAGCTTGGTTCGACGACGCAGCTGGTTGGTGATGATCTGTTGGTGACGAATGTAATGCGACTGGACCGGGCGATCGCTGAAAAGGCTGGCAATGCGATTTTGATCAAGCCAAATCAAATTGGCACACTGAGTGAGACCATTCAGGCGGTGATGATGGCGAAAAAGGCTGGCTGGAATACGGTGATGAGCCACCGCTCGGGTGAGACCGAGGACGTGACAATTGCTCATCTGGCGGTCGGACTCGGTACGGGCCAGATCAAGACCGGCTCGATGTCGCGCTCAGAGCGTATCGCCAAGTACAACGAGCTGATGCGTATCGCCGAGATGCGACCAGAGCTAGAGCTGGTGCGGCCGTTCAAGCAGTCGTAG
- the nusG gene encoding transcription termination/antitermination protein NusG: MSSNRYDSTRSWYAIHTYSGYEEKVAESIRQRINGVDMADKIFDVMVPKEKQIQIKNGKRKVVDAKIFQGYVLVEMKLTDETWYIVRNTPGVTGFVGADTTPTPVSDKEITKIKKRMGVEEPKHQIDFSVGEVVSIIDGPFKGFDGSIAEIDAVKGKIKVMVSMFGRDTPVELDALQVKKV; this comes from the coding sequence ATGTCATCAAATCGCTACGATTCAACTCGCTCGTGGTACGCCATTCACACCTACTCGGGCTACGAGGAAAAGGTTGCTGAATCCATCCGCCAGCGCATCAACGGCGTCGACATGGCCGACAAAATCTTTGACGTCATGGTGCCGAAAGAAAAGCAAATTCAGATCAAAAACGGCAAACGCAAGGTTGTCGATGCCAAGATCTTTCAGGGATATGTGCTGGTCGAGATGAAGCTGACCGACGAGACGTGGTACATTGTCCGCAACACACCGGGCGTGACTGGCTTCGTTGGTGCCGACACCACGCCAACACCGGTGTCCGACAAAGAAATTACCAAGATCAAAAAGCGTATGGGCGTCGAAGAGCCAAAGCATCAGATTGATTTCTCGGTCGGCGAAGTGGTCTCCATCATTGACGGGCCGTTCAAGGGCTTTGATGGGTCAATTGCAGAAATTGATGCCGTCAAGGGCAAGATCAAGGTCATGGTCAGCATGTTTGGCCGCGATACGCCGGTCGAGCTGGACGCATTACAGGTCAAGAAAGTCTAG
- a CDS encoding NAD(P)H-dependent oxidoreductase produces MTSKPTISTAEITKALDFRHACKEFDADKKITDDDMALILQAIHLAPTSYGFEQFDVIVAQDQQLRQDLKKCAPINKPRFDASHFLIFTAKTADALSDHIDHILRDVKRMNLVERTAYKTFWKQWAKKDFKLMDTPDGLHQWAAHQAYITLGFAMLVAAERGIDSCPIEGFAIDQATEVLTAHQLIDPAKDLPVLMLALGYASRSDQPHPRSRRPLDKMVRWY; encoded by the coding sequence ATGACCAGCAAACCAACCATTTCGACGGCAGAAATTACCAAAGCGCTAGACTTTCGCCACGCCTGCAAGGAATTTGACGCCGATAAAAAGATCACCGACGATGATATGGCGCTGATCCTTCAGGCAATTCACCTCGCGCCAACCTCGTACGGCTTTGAGCAATTCGACGTCATCGTTGCCCAAGATCAACAGCTGCGCCAGGATCTGAAAAAATGCGCGCCGATTAACAAGCCGCGCTTTGATGCCAGTCATTTCCTCATTTTTACCGCCAAGACGGCCGACGCGCTTAGCGACCACATCGATCACATACTCCGTGATGTAAAGCGCATGAATCTGGTCGAGCGCACCGCCTATAAAACATTCTGGAAGCAGTGGGCCAAGAAAGATTTCAAGCTGATGGACACGCCCGATGGACTACACCAATGGGCGGCGCACCAAGCGTATATCACCCTTGGTTTTGCGATGCTGGTGGCGGCGGAGCGGGGGATTGACTCGTGTCCGATTGAGGGATTTGCCATTGATCAAGCGACAGAGGTACTGACAGCCCACCAGCTCATTGACCCAGCCAAAGATCTGCCGGTTCTCATGCTAGCGCTCGGCTACGCCAGTCGTAGCGACCAGCCACACCCGCGCAGCCGCCGGCCACTTGATAAGATGGTACGCTGGTATTAG
- a CDS encoding DUF45 domain-containing protein, with translation MPTITDAEFGEITVRRSHLARQVSLKVAPNGQLRISLPTYAPLLAAKMLIKSSRPRIRELLGEHQQGHYYTHDQSIGKSHHLIIETQPALTEPIIKRSGTRILVKLPPDTDITTPAIQQRIREVVITALRKEAKSYLPRRLKFLAEEHGFSYQTVKLTHASSRWGSCSSRGTISLNIALMNLPFELLDYVLIHELAHTRQMNHSDAFWREVAAIDPAYKTHRAALKNHTPHV, from the coding sequence ATGCCAACCATTACTGATGCTGAGTTTGGCGAAATCACGGTGAGGCGCTCGCACTTGGCGCGTCAGGTGTCACTGAAAGTCGCGCCAAACGGGCAGCTGCGGATTAGCTTACCGACGTACGCACCGCTGCTCGCCGCAAAAATGCTTATCAAGTCATCCCGGCCGCGTATTCGCGAACTCCTGGGCGAGCATCAACAAGGTCACTACTACACGCACGACCAATCAATTGGTAAAAGTCATCACCTGATCATCGAGACCCAGCCCGCGCTCACCGAACCCATTATCAAGCGCTCTGGCACCCGCATCCTCGTCAAGCTACCGCCCGACACCGACATTACTACTCCAGCCATCCAGCAGCGCATTCGTGAAGTCGTCATCACGGCGCTACGTAAAGAAGCCAAAAGCTACCTGCCACGGCGACTGAAATTCCTGGCCGAGGAACACGGCTTTTCCTATCAAACCGTCAAACTGACGCACGCCTCGAGCCGTTGGGGCAGCTGCTCGTCGCGCGGCACGATTAGCCTGAACATCGCGCTGATGAACCTGCCGTTTGAGCTGCTTGATTATGTGCTGATTCACGAGCTGGCTCACACCCGCCAGATGAATCACTCCGACGCCTTTTGGCGAGAGGTCGCAGCCATCGACCCAGCCTACAAAACGCACCGAGCGGCACTGAAAAACCATACACCGCACGTGTAG
- a CDS encoding threonylcarbamoyl-AMP synthase, with protein sequence MITKSLLDTTVIEALRADKLVVAPTDTIYGLLARADSPRAVDELYRVRQRDHTKSCIILLSSANNIPELTTKQRHIYDQLYCERPTTIAARVSPDFMPHLVRTDATLAFRVVPPETALSELIRLVGPLLAPSANLAGQPPAATINEAIAYFGDQVAVYVDSGEIKGVMPSRIITFTDDGQLVALRQ encoded by the coding sequence GTGATTACCAAAAGTTTACTTGATACCACCGTTATCGAGGCGCTACGAGCTGACAAACTCGTCGTGGCACCGACTGACACCATTTATGGCCTGCTCGCTCGAGCTGATAGCCCGAGGGCAGTTGATGAGCTGTACCGCGTACGCCAGCGTGATCATACTAAATCCTGCATCATCCTGCTTAGTAGCGCCAACAACATTCCCGAACTCACCACCAAGCAGCGACATATCTATGACCAGCTGTACTGCGAACGGCCGACCACTATTGCCGCCAGGGTCAGCCCCGACTTTATGCCGCACCTGGTGCGTACTGATGCAACCTTAGCCTTTCGGGTCGTGCCGCCAGAGACAGCATTATCCGAGCTGATTCGACTGGTTGGCCCACTACTCGCACCAAGCGCCAACCTCGCAGGGCAGCCACCAGCCGCCACAATCAACGAGGCGATCGCGTATTTTGGCGATCAGGTGGCTGTCTATGTCGACAGCGGGGAAATTAAGGGGGTAATGCCTTCACGGATCATCACATTTACTGACGACGGGCAGCTGGTTGCCTTGCGGCAATAA
- a CDS encoding glycosyltransferase, giving the protein MRILMLGWELPPHNCGGLGVACYQMSKALAAHGVAIDFVVPYSAEHPNITHMNIHAASPLPPGYHDLGAYDHGVAPEVEDTDGHELEPMRRLQRRYGKFVRQFARMYPPDAIHAHDWLTMEAGVIAKEVSGAPLIVHVHATEFDRSGEHSGNPLVHEIEQQGLMMADRIIAVSRITKDMIVKNYHIPPDKVEVVYNAIDLADLPPHEYDTATYKYLEDLKTDGYTIVGALTRLTVQKGLTYFVRAAARALERYDKIAFLLSGDGEQRDELVALAARLGVSDRVIFTGFVRGKQWRDAYYLIDIFIMSSVSEPFGLTALEAAHHDTALLISKQSGVGEVLHNIMRFDYWDVDKLADEIVNIARSPGLQSALKRNVKDEYARLSWQDAAERCVALYQASAQRRWA; this is encoded by the coding sequence ATGAGAATTTTGATGCTAGGGTGGGAGCTTCCTCCGCACAATTGTGGCGGCCTTGGTGTGGCGTGTTACCAGATGTCAAAGGCATTGGCGGCGCACGGTGTTGCTATTGATTTTGTCGTGCCCTACTCGGCCGAGCATCCGAATATTACCCATATGAACATTCACGCGGCCTCGCCGCTACCGCCGGGTTATCATGATCTCGGGGCGTATGATCACGGGGTCGCACCAGAAGTCGAGGATACGGATGGGCACGAACTTGAACCGATGCGTCGGTTGCAGCGTCGCTACGGCAAGTTTGTCAGGCAGTTCGCTCGGATGTATCCACCGGACGCCATTCATGCTCACGACTGGCTGACGATGGAGGCTGGTGTGATCGCCAAGGAGGTGTCGGGCGCACCGCTGATCGTTCATGTGCATGCTACTGAGTTTGATCGCTCGGGTGAACATTCGGGTAACCCGTTAGTGCATGAGATTGAACAGCAGGGGCTGATGATGGCAGATCGAATTATCGCGGTTAGCCGTATCACCAAGGATATGATTGTCAAGAATTATCACATCCCGCCAGATAAAGTTGAGGTAGTATATAATGCGATTGACCTGGCTGATCTGCCGCCGCATGAGTACGACACGGCGACATATAAATACCTCGAGGATCTCAAGACTGATGGCTATACCATTGTTGGTGCGTTGACGCGGCTGACGGTGCAGAAAGGGCTGACCTATTTTGTGCGGGCGGCAGCTAGAGCGCTAGAGCGCTACGACAAGATCGCATTTTTGCTATCGGGCGATGGCGAGCAGCGGGATGAATTGGTAGCCTTAGCCGCGCGGCTGGGTGTGAGCGACCGGGTGATTTTCACTGGTTTTGTTCGTGGCAAGCAGTGGCGCGATGCCTACTACCTGATTGATATATTCATCATGAGTTCGGTGTCAGAACCGTTTGGGCTGACGGCACTGGAGGCAGCGCATCACGATACGGCCCTGCTCATCAGCAAGCAGTCGGGTGTTGGCGAGGTACTCCATAACATCATGCGGTTTGATTACTGGGATGTTGATAAGCTGGCGGACGAGATCGTCAATATTGCGCGCTCGCCAGGCTTGCAGTCGGCCTTAAAGCGCAATGTCAAGGATGAATACGCTCGGCTGTCGTGGCAGGATGCTGCCGAGCGGTGCGTTGCGCTATATCAAGCATCAGCCCAAAGGAGGTGGGCATGA
- the secE gene encoding preprotein translocase subunit SecE translates to MAQKNAAGSETKVRRITAKDDETKQPSPHTSKATTTTKKTTSKTTKKTVTATGTSPKQPKTTAKKSTKKSGDVGYFKGAWQELKLVRWPTRSATWSMTAAVLVFTLIFVVLILLLDAGFNWGFNQILK, encoded by the coding sequence ATGGCACAAAAAAACGCAGCAGGATCAGAGACGAAGGTTCGCCGCATCACCGCGAAAGATGACGAGACGAAGCAGCCGTCACCACATACATCAAAAGCAACCACAACCACCAAAAAAACCACCAGTAAGACCACCAAAAAAACGGTGACAGCGACCGGCACGTCACCCAAACAGCCAAAAACCACGGCCAAAAAATCCACCAAAAAATCAGGTGACGTTGGCTATTTCAAGGGCGCGTGGCAGGAACTCAAGCTGGTGCGCTGGCCGACTCGCTCAGCAACCTGGAGCATGACGGCGGCAGTGCTGGTGTTTACGTTGATATTCGTGGTGCTGATATTGCTGCTTGACGCCGGCTTTAACTGGGGCTTTAATCAAATTTTGAAATAG
- a CDS encoding site-specific DNA-methyltransferase: MRELPDNSVQLIVTSPPYFNIKDYSKDGYQDQLRGERQAGQIGDIADYEKYISEMLKVWRECERVLKPNGKLIINTPLMPMLKKHFNTHYNRHIFNIDSDIQHSIRTKTNLYLLDLYIWERATSSKKIMFGSYPYPRNFYAQNTSEFITVYVKDGTPEKVSKEIKEASRLTQKEWVKYTKQIWRIPIPNKNDLAFGEHSAIMPEEIVNRAIRLYSMVDDLVLDPFAGSGTTLRVAKQLRRNYVGYEISTTYKDIINKKLGVENENK; this comes from the coding sequence ATGCGCGAGCTTCCTGATAATTCTGTTCAGCTTATTGTTACCAGTCCGCCGTATTTTAACATCAAAGACTACTCAAAAGATGGATATCAAGATCAGTTGCGCGGCGAACGACAAGCTGGACAAATTGGCGACATTGCAGATTATGAAAAATACATCAGTGAAATGCTAAAAGTCTGGCGAGAATGCGAAAGAGTGTTGAAGCCAAACGGAAAATTGATAATAAATACGCCACTAATGCCAATGCTGAAAAAACATTTCAACACGCATTATAATAGACATATTTTTAACATAGATAGTGATATTCAGCACTCTATCAGAACCAAAACTAATCTATACTTACTAGATTTGTATATTTGGGAACGTGCTACTTCGTCTAAAAAAATAATGTTTGGCAGCTATCCGTATCCAAGAAATTTTTATGCCCAGAATACTTCTGAATTTATCACTGTTTATGTTAAGGACGGTACTCCAGAAAAAGTCAGCAAAGAAATCAAGGAAGCTAGTAGGCTAACCCAGAAAGAATGGGTTAAATATACAAAACAAATATGGCGCATACCAATACCAAATAAAAATGATTTAGCGTTTGGTGAACACTCAGCAATCATGCCCGAAGAAATTGTAAATAGAGCAATCAGGCTATACAGTATGGTCGACGATCTTGTTTTAGATCCATTTGCTGGCTCTGGAACTACCCTAAGGGTAGCAAAACAGCTAAGACGCAATTATGTCGGTTATGAAATATCGACCACTTATAAAGATATTATTAACAAGAAGCTTGGTGTTGAAAATGAAAATAAATAG